The nucleotide window catagatggcagcccaccaggctccccggtccctgggattctccaggcaagagtactggagtggggtgccattgccttctctgactgggGACCCTAGGGACTCACAAAAAGAAAGGAATCTGGGAGCATAATTAGGGGCAAtgtgtccttctttctctctctcaaagtGAAAGGAAATGTTGGGGTGGCAGAAAGGGCTCTGCATCAGCCCAGCCATGCATTGACTATGTAACCTGAGGCCTCCATGCCCTTGTTTGGTTGATATTAACACACAATCAAACGTTAACAATAAGCAGAGGTGAGTCAGCTGTGCTACTCTCTTCTATTGTGTGCTGGGCACTTATTTCCTCTGTGATTAGTGGATGAGTCCTCTCTAAGCCTTCCAGTGAAGTCCtatgtctttccaatgagtatatTAGCACATTCATATGACAACTTCAGTTAGTTCTAAGTAGATAGGAAAAGTTACATTGAACAGCAATTAGGGTTTTTTCTTTGCTGAAGCTCAGAGATGACTAAGAAATCAATGGATATGTGTTCCTGAAAGTATTAGCTACCTAGGGTTGGGGGTCAAGTGAGATAGTCTTCAGTTACCTGAGGTTCACCTGAGGTTCGTTCCAGCTACAAAATTCACAGAGACCTCACAtataagaagaagaaatctgtctCCCACTTAATCAACATTTTTCAGCAACTACTCTGTGCTTCACATTTTTATGGTCTCTGAGGAAAATGCAAATATGACCAAACCAGATTTCTGCCCCTGGTGAATCTCTAGGCTCATGGATGAGACATACATCTCAGGGGTCAGAAATACAGTGATCTAGCATGGTCTCTACTAGAGGAGAGGCACAAAAGATACACCCTTGGGTGCAGGAGGGGGCCATGTTGATTCTAAGTGAGACATTCTTGTCTTAAGCCACACGATGTTAACAGTCAGAGATGGATCCAAGGTATTCCAAGTGGTGGAAGAGCATGCACACAGTAGTGGGTGGAGGCGACAATAGCGGGTGTACAGGGAAGAGCAGGTAGCTGGGGGCAATGGGAAGGGTGGGAGTTGAGGAGTGACGAGGAGGGAGACTGACCGGAACAGTTAGGGTCTGAGGAAACATGACCGTAAGGCTGATGTGTTTGCATTTGAACTAATTGGCACTGGGGAATCACTGAGGGCTTCTGAGCTGGAAAGTGATGGGATAGAGACCAGATAGGAGAGTACTACAGGAGACCAGACCTGAGCTGTCACCACTCACCCACCCCTGGGTGAAATTATTTTCACCCCTGTGTGAAAAAATTTACCCTTGGGCTTCAATTAGTGACCCCTTCACTCTTCTTGTCTAATGCAATCACTTTAGGCAAGAcggtggaagtgttagttgctcagtcatgtcagagtctttgcaaccccctggactgtaacctgccagattcctctccaggcaagatactggagtaggtagtcattccctcctccagggaatcttcctgacccagggatcaaacccaggtttcctgcattacactTTCTTTACCttatgagctaccagggatgctCCTTGTGGAAGTTCGTGAAAGCCAACTTGGCAGAAAAATCTGGCACTTCTACCACGAGCAATTTCAGGGGCATGAGCTGGGACTCTTCCAGCTGAAATCCAGCTTCACAGAAAGAGAATCACAAGTTCTCATTTTCATGCCCCATGGTGGTGAGATTGGTCTAGAAGGAAAGGTCCTTAGGGTATTCTCACCCAAACACACTTGCCCTTGGGCAAAAGGAGTCTCTGTGGTCCCTATAGCCTGCCTGCATCCCCAACAACACTTCCCAATAAGTCTGCCCTCTACAAGATGGATCATCCACTCCAAGTTGATCTCCCAGCTTTAAGTCAAAACTGTCCTTTAGGCAGCTCTAAGCAAGAAAATAATTCAACATATAAATTCACATTAAAGTGTTAATAACTGTGAAGTTTTAAGGTGCTATATCTTCAAGGAAAAGTACATGAGAGAAGAGACTATTTTCTCAGAGTCTGATACTCATAGACTAATTCTAATAGATGGATTTCAGCACCAGTCTGTTGCATTTCTTGAGAGATCTTTCTGGACCGTCAGATGGGTGTCCTCAGAGGAAGGCCTGACTGTCTAGCCAGGTCAGAGCATCAGTGAGAACACTCCAGCTTTCAGAGGTTGACTTATTGAATATCACCCCTTGGCGCTGGCTGACGGCCTCCCTCTGGGCAGCAACAAAAAAACcaggactttattttttcatcGTGTTTTATGGATAACTAAGCACTGTCACTTACACTGTCTGACCTGGGTCTCAAATCATGTTTTAGCAAAAGCAAGGATTATCAGCCCATTTTAAGCAAGAGAAAATTGAAGACTTAAGTCTCAGACCTCAGACATCCAGGCCAGGACTTTTCCACTAGTCCATCTTGCTTCTCCCCACCACCTGTAATTCTCACTCTCTTCTGACAGAAATAAAATGGTTTTTCACTTATAAAATGCCCAAGAGGAGATTTTGTCAGAAATCCATTTCCTGTACTCTCAGGAATTTGTGGAACTTGAAAACATTTTAGGGAATGTCTGGATCACTTGTTACCAATTGTTCTCATTTCCTTAACTGGAGATGCAAACAAACCATCAGCATGTCTTGTCAACTCTACTTCAAAATAAACTTCAAACCTAACCAGTGCTCAGCTCCTTCATAGCTGTCACTCTCACCCCTAACTCTTGCCTGAACTAGTCTGGGGAGTAAGGTCCCCCAAACAAGCACAAACCATCTTCCCTTCTGTGGAAAGAAGCCCTGGGAGTCGGCTACAGAAGGTTCATGTTGGAGGTATGAAATGACTTTATGCCAGGATAACTGGCTTGGGTATTTAAGAGAGAATGTGTCCCTTCCATCTTGGCTCCTCTTTTCTCTTAAATGGTTCTTAGACTCCTAAGTCATCTCCCCGACTCTGCTGTTCTATAGTTAATTCTTTACTTCAGCAGAaggaattactttaaaaaaattcaaattaggtCAATCCCTTACTCAAAATCCTCCAATGGTTTTCTTACCATGATCTTCAAGGCTCTACGTGATCTGACCCCTGTCTGTCTTGTTTTAATTCTAATCAATTTGAACATATATTAATTAATTGATAagtttgctgtttgtttttctcactaGGACTTTGTCTATATAGTTCACTACTATAGTACTATACAACCTCTCAAGCAGAGCAGATTCTTGGCACTTATTTGTAGAAATAATTGGAGTGAATCAATTttccagatggagaaactgaggtgcagGTGGGAAGGGGCAGGTCAGTAGCAGAAGCAAGATGCAAGAGCTAATTTTCCTTCTTATAGGCAGTGAAATGCCCACTGCATCTGGCTTCCCCCCTCATATTACATAAAAGACAGCTGCTTTTCCAATATGAAGTTCTCAACTTGAGAAAGAAACAGCATGTTACAGTATGCTCTCGTTTGCCTCTTACTTTTCTCAGACTCAAGCTTGTTGATAGTCAGGGCTGGAAAGACTCACAAAAATTACCTAGCAACCcttctgttttgcaaatgaggaaactaaggcccagagaagAAGCCCACAGCTGGACAGCAGCAGAaccggaacccaggtctctggactCCAAGTACAGTAACTCTGCCTCTCTGCACTGCTTAATAATGAACATCTGAATGCTCACAGATTGTATTGTCTCTTATTAAAATGAGTTTTGCTTCTCATATTGACAGGTAGTCTCCCCCTGATTTCATTTCACAGGGAAGTGAGAAATCAGATCCTGGCTGGAGAGTAGCACATGAAAGAGGCCTGGATGCTTCCCTCAAGGTAGTTGCATCCTGGCTGCAAACTGCTCAGCCAAGTGACTCTGGCATTTCTGAGTCAGGGGAGAAGGGAATCTGTTAGAGCCACTCAACAGCCTCCCTCGACTTTGCCACTTCTTGCCTCTGTGCCTGTTTGCGAGGCACTTGTGCTCCCAgggactcagtttcctcctctgtgagatGGGGCTAGCATGCCCTGACATAATGAGTGAGAAAGTACTTTGTGAACAACAGAAGGCTGAATAAGGATGAGAGGAATCATTTCTGGTGATCAAGGAAGTGGGGTCCTCAGTACAAACACAAACAGACTCCCTCTCCCAGCGTTTGGAACCCGAGAGTGAGGCCTTTGGGaatttggctgcaaagagctcAGGTTGGGGAAGTTTCAAGTGTCTTTGTGCTAAATTAAGCTTTATGCAAAATTTGGTCATGAGTGGGGGGCTTAAGGAAGAATTTGCATCTCCTTTTGTCTTGGTTCTTCTTTCTTAAGTGGCTTCTAGACTCTTGATAATTTAAGGATTATAAAACTAATCAAAACAAAAAGCCCAGAAGTCATCTTATCTACAGACTCAACACTTCAGCAAGGATATGAGAAAAGTAACCCAGACTTACTGATCTGAAAGATCATGAACATTTTTTATGAGAAAGTGCTAAGGAAAGAGGGAAAATGGTAAGAGGACcttaaaagaggaagagattagagtaatgtctgactctttgagactccatggactgcagcatgccaggcttccctgtctttcactctctcctggagtttgctcaaactcatgtccattgagtcagtgatgctaaccaatgatttcatcctctgtggccctcttttacttttaccttcaatctttcccagcatcagggtcttttccaatgagtcagctctttgaatcaggtagccaaaatattggagcttcagcttcagtatcagtccttccaataaatattcagggttgtaaGAAGGCCAAACACTGCATTCAAAAGCTTATCTCCTTTTGTGAGTGACTTTTTAATGCCTCACTTATGCGCGGACTTGTCTGGACTCACCAAGCCCTGGAAGCTTTGGCACTCCTTCTCTTAGCTTGCAGACACAAAAGGAAAAGCTGACAACTAATCAAGCTATTCAGTACACCTCCCAGTCCCTTCTGCCTCTTAACGCTGTCTTGGTCTAGTATAGAGAATACATATGTGATGCCTGGCTGGAGAAAGGGTTAGTCATGTTCTCTGCTTCACTTGGTTTCTAGAGATACagtaatttttttcagcttttatgaGCTTGGAGCTTATAAACTGTAAGTCCCAGAAGAGCCTGCAGGGTTCATCTGGCCCTTCCCTGATAAGGAATTATttcatggagggaaaaaaaaggaaaaaagctgcCAGAACTCTGATCAGGATAGCAGACATCTAACCAGACCACAGCTAGAATtagaccagcatttctcaaactTCCTTTTTATTTGTGAGAGGAGCGGGAGAGTACTGTCAATGCTATTTTGCACAGAAACATACAATAATGGTCACACATGTTCAGGGGGTTCCTGGACTTCTGTATGTCCAGACTGGGAGTCCCTGATCCAGAACTGCTACTTCTAGTCAGGAACCTATTAGGAAACTCAAAGTTGAGTGAAAAGAACCCTGGCCTTGAAGTGTGGAGGACTGGTCCTGGCCCCAGCTGTGCACTATGTGAGTCAGAGTATTTCATTGCCCATTTCTAGGCTCAATGACTCAAACTCTGGGGTTTAGTAGATGGTTTCTGAGATTTCTTTCTAGTTCCAAGTTTCAAggacaaaaattaaatcaatttttctttttttcctttagcatttttttgCAGGGGAGGGTAACGGTGGAAAGGCAGGTAGACTAAAAGTGTTTCAACTGCTGAAAAAGAGGGATGGTGGGTGAACTTAAGGTACTTTCTTCTCCATTATAAGAAGTGAAGTTCTTTCAGAGCCCCATGACTTCTTATCTACAAGACTTTTCACAGAGATAATGGAGAAAGATGATTCAGTCTTTCTAAAATCCACATTCCATTTTCAAATCTGTTCTTAGAGGAACGCTCTGACATGCATTGTCACGAGGAATGCTCGTGACAGTCTCCACTTGTTACACTCTCATACTTTTGCATTGGCTTCTTCTAAAATGTTTGAGTGTGATGCTGGATAGAGTGGTCTGGTATATTTATGGGCATGCAGCTAGGTGTGCTGGTGCATTTGCTTCTGCAGAGGCtgagtgtttgagtgtgtgtCATTGAATGTGCACATGTATGAGTGAGACTATGGAATGTGTATGTGCATAGCActgaatgaatataaaaaattgtGTAGATGGAGTGACATGTGTGGAATCGCGTGGGCCTGTGCATGTACaggatttatttgtttttaataagctACTTTTGATTGTGCAGCCTCCTCTCACTTCTGTGATTGATTTCACGAGGGTAATGGTGCGTAAAAGCGCTGGTGAGATCTGGGGGCGCCTCCTCGTCTGACGTCAGAGAGAGAGTTTAAAAAGGGGGAGACGGAGGAGAGCACACAAGCAGCTTTAGGAGAGGCAAGGTTCGAGCCGTCGCTGCTGCCTGCGATCAGCTCCTCGAGTTTGACCAACCGCACTCTAGCTCGGcttcgccgccgccgccgagatGCTGTCCTGCCGCCTCCAGTGCGCGCTGGCCGCGCTCTCCATCGTCCTGGCTCTTGGCGGTGTCACCGGCGCGCCCTCGGATCCCCGGCTCCGTCAGTTTCTGCAGAAATCCCTGGCTGCTGCCGCTGGCAAGCAGGTAAGGAGACTCCCTTGACGTCTTCTTTCCCCTCACCCGAATCCCCTAACCTTCCCTCGCCTTGCCCTTGCTCCCTTGGGTGAATTTGAGGTGCTCCCAGAGTGCCGGTGCCTTTTTGGGTCCCTTAGCCACCAAAGCTCTCGGAAAAACTTTCAAAGTCCAGAAtacctttttacctttttttttttttctttcccgaTCAGCGCAGTAGGTCACAGTTCAGGTGAGTTCTGTGGCATTCAAGACAATTCCAAGACCTTTGTTAACTGAGTTCGAAGGGATAATGGCATCTCTCCCGGGTACTGACCGCGGGAGGTGCTGACCCAGGTGCTGAAAGCGCGGACCTCTGAAGCGGCTAGGCAGTACCTCCCTCCCATGCAGCGGGACTAGGGGCTAAAGGGCACTGTACAGCCAGAACACAACATGTTTACGGTTGTGAAAGGTCTCATTCCCTAAAAGGTGGCTTAGTAAAAACGGTAAGAACAATTCTAGTTTGTAGCTCATGATGTGGACATTGAGTTAAACTGTTGGCTTATGTTTCACCTTTGCAAAACTAACGAtctatttccttctttgtgtgtgttttaaacctACAGAAGCAGAAAACTTGCAGAAACATTTGAGTTTTTAAAGCTTCTTTGTGTAACTTGGTGGCTGTAGCAACAGCCCTTGTTTTTTTACATCCCTAACTGATTTTAAGTGTTACAAAAAGTCCACAGCTGGGAAAATTGGGTTTTGGTTGTGGTTAAACCTGTATTTCAAGCCAAGCTCTTCTGGTTTTTCTTCTTCACCATCCTCATTTTCGTcctctttccttctgtcttcctTCCACCCCATGCAGGAACTGGCCAAGTACTTCTTGGCAGAGCTGCTGTCTGAACCCAACCAGACAGAGAACGATGCCCTGGAGCCTGAAGATTTGTCCCAGGCTGCTGAGCAGGATGAAATGAGGCTGGAGCTGCAGAGATCTGCTAACTCAAACCCGGCCATGGCACCCCGAGAACGCAAAGCTGGCTGCAAGAATTTCTTCTGGAAGACTTTCACATCCTGTTAACTTTATTAATGATTGTTGCCCATATAAGACCTCTGATTCCTCTTCTCCAAACCCCTTCTCACCTCCCTAATCCCTCCAATCCTCAATAAGACCCTCGTGTTAGAAATTGAAGActgtaaatacaaaataaaattatggtgaaattatgaaaaataagattttggTTTCTTATTGACTTAAATATTTCTGTTCAATGATATATGACTTAATTTGTGATTTCAGTCAAGTTATTTAATATACATGCTCCAAATCTCACAGATATAGTGTTTAAAATTCCCTGTGGTAATAAAGATTATGTTTTAGTTGGTAACTCTGATAATTTGGgttatttaaaacataaatgatttcaaataattttatgaatTCTAATTTTAATCCAATGATAATTATTTGGAGCAGCTGCCACAAACatgtattacattttaaatacacTTAAAATTATATGTAGAAATGAGTATTAGTATTAATGGGTAGGCAGGCTGAAATATCCAACTAACCACCATGctgatatgtaaaataaataatatattaaaattgaaagggaaaaatcactTAGAAGTTGGAGGAAAGAAGCTGGTTTAGATGGCTAAAATAAAGTTCtgagcttttaaaatgtatttataatttatgaacatttctccagagaaaaacattGCTTTAAAATCTTCTTTGACAATCCTCTTTGTAACTGAACAAGGTTAAATGGCTGCTTCTGTTTTAAAAGTAAGCTCCT belongs to Bubalus kerabau isolate K-KA32 ecotype Philippines breed swamp buffalo chromosome 2, PCC_UOA_SB_1v2, whole genome shotgun sequence and includes:
- the SST gene encoding somatostatin codes for the protein MLSCRLQCALAALSIVLALGGVTGAPSDPRLRQFLQKSLAAAAGKQELAKYFLAELLSEPNQTENDALEPEDLSQAAEQDEMRLELQRSANSNPAMAPRERKAGCKNFFWKTFTSC